A single Pangasianodon hypophthalmus isolate fPanHyp1 chromosome 27, fPanHyp1.pri, whole genome shotgun sequence DNA region contains:
- the zgc:163098 gene encoding U2 snRNP-associated SURP motif-containing protein, which produces MADKKSKSTGVKRVLTKKEQEEIKKKEEEKAAEVFEEFLASFDGSEKSGVKTFVRGGIVNATKDEEAAEVKKSKLYRPASKFTPASQNVSPSSTESKRSVAKKKTEEKKKSNLELFKEELKQIQEEREERYKRKKNDPGGVHTDLDLPLTRRSIFDDDPTVPTTTNLYIGCINPKMTEEMLCKEFGKYGPLASVKIMWPRTEEERTRVTNRGFVAFMTRKDAERALAALDGKTVMGFEMKLGWGKAVRIPPQPLYTPVGVLKPTAPPPPSGLPFNAQPRDRFRNDFSKSRSRTSDDFYKTLYDAVVTVVIPSERNLLCLIHRMIEFVVREGPMFEAIIMSREKNNPDFRFLFDNKCQEHVYYRWKLFSILQGENLSEWKTSMFRMFRGGSLWRPPVLNPYLHGDEEPEDDPSPFQEEELKKGQLKPEHREQLEVLLRGLTPRRVEIGDAMLFCLERAEAAEEVVSCIAESLSMIQTPLQKKVARLYLVSDILYNSSAKVSNASYYRKYFESKLPQIFSDMGEAYRNIQARLQAEQFKQRIMTCFRAWEDWAIYPESFLIQLQNIFLGLIKPGEELPERTETASPDLDGAPLDGVPLDGTELDGTPLDDLDGSPMPWEPSSIDGVPVDDIDGVPLGPAMDDIDGVPLDEGLDKTLPSVALSKWERVDDVEHSAKSNSEDEMSASGVKENEADSDDDSSSDDAASPSRFEGAEFKSSLRNFEMSESKRTRLRELEVKVMKFQDELESGKRQKKSNMSLQQQVQHYRNKLLQKEFDKDEEEKREKSSSKQKDKAKKEERRDRAEDKSKGKERDRERDKERDRERSKKSEDRERSRGRSREGEDKRERTRSRSPRKSKRSRSPSPQRRSRRSSSRSPHRSHKKSKKSKH; this is translated from the exons ACTAAAG atgaggaggcaGCGGAGGTGAAGAAgagtaaactctacagacccgcCTCGAAATTCACTCCAGCATCTCAGAATGTCTCGCCATCGTCTACAGAGTCTAAGAGATCT GTCgctaaaaagaaaacagaagagaagaagaagagtaaCCTGGAACTATTTAAAGAGGAGCTCAAGCA AatacaggaggagagagaggagcgcTACAAAAGGAAGAAGAATGACCCGGGAGGAGTGCACACAGATCTGGACCTACCGTTAACACGGCGGTCAA TATTCGATGATGATCCCACGGTGCCCACTACAACTAACCTTTATATCGGCTGCATCAATCCCAAG ATGACGGAGGAGATGCTGTGTAAGGAGTTTGGGAAGTACGGCCCGTTAGCCAGCGTTAAGATCATGTGGCCTCGGACGGAAGAAGAGAGGACCCGAGTGACCAACCGTGGCTTTGTCGCCTTCATGACACGGAAGGATGCAGAAAGGGCGCTGGCCGCTTTAGATG GTAAAACGGTGATGGGTTTTGAGATGAAGCTGGGCTGGGGGAAGGCCGTGAGAATCCCGCCTCAGCCCCTGTACACTCCTGTAGGAGTGCTGAAGCCCACGGCCCCGCCTCCTCCCTCAGGCCTGCCCTTCAACGCCCAGCCCCGAGACCGCTTCCGCAACGACTTCTCCAAATCCCGCAGCCGCACATCTGATGACTTCTACAAG ACTCTGTACGACGCCGTAGTGACAGTGGTTATCCCATCAGAAAG GAACCTGCTGTGCCTCATCCACAGGATGATTGAGTTTGTGGTGAGAGAGGGACCCATGTTCGAGGCCATCATCATGAGCCGAGAGAAGAACAACCCAGACTTCAG ATTTCTGTTTGATAATAAGTGTCAGGAGCATGTGTACTACAGATGGAAGCTCTTCTCtatactgcag ggtgaAAATCTGAGCGAGTGGAAGACGTCAATGTTCCGAATGTTCCGGGGCGGCTCTCTCTGGAGGCCCCCTGTCCTCAATCCCTATCTCCATGGAGACGAGGAGCCTGAGGATGACCCCTCCCCTTTCCAGGAGGAGGAGCTAAAGAAAGGGCAGCTCAAACCTGA gcacAGGGAGCAGTTGGAGGTGTTACTGAGGGGTTTAACCCCCCGTAGGGTGGAGATCGGTGATGCCATGCTCTTCTGTCTGGAGAGAGCGGAGGCTGCAGAGGAGGTGGTGTCCTGCATCGCTGAGTCACTCTCTATGATACAGACACCACTGCAGAagaag GTTGCGAGGCTTTATCTGGTGTCGGACATCCTGTACAACTCCAGTGCCAAAGTCTCAAACGCATCCTACTACCGCAAATA CTTCGAGTCGAAGCTGCCGCAGATCTTCAGCGACATGGGCGAGGCGTACCGGAACATCCAGGCCAGGCTGCAGGCCGAGCAGTTCAAG CAAAGGATCATGACTTGCTTTCGTGCCTGGGAGGACTGGGCAATCTACCCAGAATCCTTTCTGATCCAGCTGCAAAACATCTTCCTGGGGCTCATCAAACCAGGAGAGGAACTGCCCGAAAGGACAGAG ACCGCCTCTCCTGATCTGGACGGCGCTCCGTTAGACGGCGTTCCTCTGGACGGGACGGAACTGGACGGGACGCCGCTGGACGACCTGGACGGATCTCCCATGCCCTGGGAGCCATCGTCTATCGACGGCGTCCCTGTGGACGATATCGACGGCGTCCCGCTCGGCCCTGCGATGGACGACATCGACGGCGTGCCAC tggacGAAGGCTTGGATAAGACGTTACCGAGCGTTGCCTTGTCTAAGTGGGAGCGAGTGGATGACGTGGAACACTCGG CTAAATCCAACTCCGAGGATGAGATGAGTGCGAG CGGCGTGAAGGAGAACGAAGCGGACTCGGATGACGACAGCAGCAGTGACGATGCAGCGAGCCCCAGCAGGTTCGAGGGGGCGGAGTTTAAAAGCAGCCTGCGCAACTTCGAGATGTCGGAGAGCAAGCGGACCCGACTCCGAGAGCTGGAG gtgaaGGTGATGAAGTTTCAGGACGAGTTGGAGTCAGGGAAAAGGCAGAAGAAATCCAACATGAGCCTTCAACAGCAAGTTCAACACTACAGAAACAAATTGCTACAGaag GAGTTCGATAAGGACgaagaggaaaagagggagAAGTCGTCGAGCAAACAGAAGGACAAGGCGAAAAAGGAGGAGCGGAGAGACAGAGCGGAGGACAAGAGCAAAGGGAAAGAGCGGGATAGAGAGCGGGACAAGGAGAGGGATCGAGAGAGGAGTAAGAAGAGCGAGGACCGAGAGAGGAGCAGGGGACGGAGCCGGGAAGGCGAGgacaagagagagag GACGAGGTCGCGTTCTCCGCGGAAGTCCAAGCGTTCCCGTTCTCCGTCTCCACAGCGCAGGTCCAGGCGCTCCTCGTCCCGATCTCCGCACCGCTCGCACAAGAAATCCAAGAAGAGCAAACACTGA